Proteins co-encoded in one Vibrio aquimaris genomic window:
- the ptsP gene encoding phosphoenolpyruvate--protein phosphotransferase yields MKTFSFCCELLNGVHARPASHVEALCNQFCSEITWQNQRTGMSGNAKSVLSLIGTDTLLGDECLITISGQDEDTALDQLKRFLTNEFPHCDEPLQNSQSSDVALAPLPRNFSNLNIDHQQGRAVSDGIGRGILSMMGAVNFDNLDNLPSALSPSDEQQQMKHGLASVVKSISIQLTSSEHTESQVLQAHLSIVNDEEFQQTIIRHLTEGRSCAEAIIATAKHFGDMIKNSSSQYMKERELDIRDVCYQLLQSIYGEERFVSQTQLLEPTVCLAQDLTPSQFLELDKSLLKGLILSHGGSTSHTVILARSFAIPTIVGLDAEALSECIGSHVILDGHLGVIVTDITKPVERYYEQEQKVKQIVATRQAKYRDLAATTKEGKAYEIAANIAHSVEAPQAFLNGAEAIGLFRTEMLYMDRTCAPDENELYNIFCQACEAANGKSIIVRTIDIGGDKPVAYLNIPAENNPFLGYRAVRIYPEFVEMFKTQLRAILRASAHGNLKIMIPMISSMEEILWVKDVLAEVRQELRKEQVPFAERVPLGIMLEVPSIAFIIDQCCEEIDFFSIGSNDLTQYLMAVDRDNAKVVNSYNSLNPAFLRTLDHVVREVHRHGKWIGLCGELGAKGSVLPLLIGLGLDEISMNAPSIAATKERISKLDSRECRQLLNKAMNCRTVHEVEHLLAQFRMTQAEAPLVAKDCISLDLDLRSKEEVIKTLADNLFITGRCRYPNKLADDLWAREDVFSTGLGFGFAIPHTKSEHIEQSAISVCRLANPIAWGDEQAQFIIMLTLNKHAAGDQHMKIFSKLARKIMHADFRDQLMHASTDEQVEALLKQELELV; encoded by the coding sequence ATGAAAACCTTCTCTTTTTGTTGCGAATTATTAAATGGTGTTCATGCACGGCCAGCTAGCCATGTTGAAGCTCTGTGTAACCAGTTTTGTTCGGAGATTACTTGGCAAAACCAGCGCACAGGAATGAGTGGGAACGCGAAAAGCGTATTGTCTCTTATTGGGACGGATACACTGCTTGGTGATGAGTGCCTCATTACGATAAGTGGTCAAGATGAAGACACAGCCCTCGATCAGCTCAAGCGATTTCTTACCAATGAGTTTCCTCACTGTGACGAGCCGCTGCAAAATAGCCAAAGCAGTGACGTCGCGTTAGCGCCTTTGCCGCGCAATTTTTCAAACTTAAACATAGACCATCAACAAGGCCGCGCAGTGAGTGATGGTATCGGTCGTGGAATCTTGTCGATGATGGGAGCGGTAAACTTCGACAATTTGGATAACCTTCCTTCCGCGCTTTCGCCAAGTGACGAGCAGCAGCAAATGAAGCACGGTTTAGCGTCCGTTGTTAAGTCGATTTCGATTCAGCTTACATCGTCAGAGCACACCGAAAGCCAAGTGCTTCAAGCACATTTATCCATTGTGAATGATGAAGAGTTTCAACAGACGATAATCCGCCACCTTACAGAAGGACGAAGCTGTGCTGAGGCGATCATTGCGACAGCCAAACACTTTGGTGACATGATAAAAAACTCGTCCAGCCAGTACATGAAAGAGCGAGAGCTTGATATTCGTGACGTCTGTTATCAATTGCTACAAAGTATTTACGGCGAAGAACGCTTTGTTAGTCAAACGCAATTACTTGAGCCCACCGTTTGCCTCGCGCAAGATCTCACACCCAGCCAGTTTTTAGAGCTCGACAAATCTCTACTCAAGGGGCTTATTTTGTCTCACGGAGGCAGCACATCTCACACCGTGATTTTAGCGCGCTCTTTCGCTATTCCAACCATTGTTGGTCTGGATGCTGAAGCACTCAGCGAATGCATTGGGTCGCACGTTATCCTTGATGGTCATTTGGGGGTTATTGTCACTGACATCACAAAGCCAGTTGAACGCTATTACGAGCAAGAGCAAAAAGTGAAACAGATTGTTGCAACTCGCCAAGCCAAATATCGTGATTTAGCTGCGACAACCAAAGAGGGTAAAGCGTATGAAATTGCCGCCAATATTGCTCATTCTGTCGAAGCGCCTCAAGCCTTTTTAAATGGGGCAGAAGCGATTGGTCTGTTTCGTACCGAAATGCTTTATATGGATCGCACTTGTGCACCCGATGAAAATGAACTTTACAATATTTTCTGTCAGGCGTGTGAGGCAGCCAATGGTAAATCGATCATCGTTAGAACCATTGATATAGGTGGTGACAAGCCTGTTGCTTATCTCAATATCCCAGCCGAAAACAACCCATTTTTGGGCTATCGAGCCGTGCGTATTTATCCTGAGTTTGTTGAGATGTTCAAAACTCAATTACGCGCTATTTTGCGAGCGTCAGCGCATGGTAACCTCAAAATCATGATTCCGATGATTTCTTCTATGGAAGAGATTTTATGGGTCAAAGATGTGCTGGCAGAAGTGCGTCAAGAGCTTCGTAAAGAGCAAGTCCCCTTTGCAGAGCGTGTCCCTCTAGGCATAATGTTGGAAGTGCCGTCCATTGCATTTATCATCGACCAGTGCTGCGAAGAAATCGATTTCTTCTCGATTGGGTCTAATGACCTCACTCAGTACTTAATGGCGGTTGATCGTGATAACGCCAAGGTAGTGAATAGCTACAACAGTTTGAACCCCGCCTTTTTGCGCACGCTTGACCATGTAGTGCGAGAAGTGCATCGTCATGGCAAATGGATTGGTTTGTGTGGTGAGTTAGGGGCAAAAGGTTCTGTTCTTCCTCTGTTGATAGGCTTAGGTCTCGATGAAATCAGTATGAATGCTCCAAGTATTGCTGCTACCAAAGAGCGTATCTCAAAACTCGATAGCCGCGAGTGTCGTCAATTGCTTAATAAAGCCATGAATTGCCGAACCGTCCATGAAGTTGAGCACCTTCTTGCTCAGTTTCGAATGACGCAAGCCGAAGCACCTTTGGTGGCTAAAGATTGCATTAGCTTAGATCTCGACCTTCGTAGTAAAGAAGAGGTCATTAAAACACTGGCCGACAATTTGTTTATCACTGGGCGCTGCCGTTATCCAAACAAACTCGCTGATGATTTGTGGGCGCGTGAAGATGTCTTTTCAACCGGTTTAGGCTTTGGTTTTGCCATTCCTCATACTAAAAGTGAGCATATTGAACAGTCAGCGATCAGCGTGTGCCGTTTAGCCAATCCCAT